The genomic DNA TTATACATTTGCGGAGCACTTGCCCGTTCTATTCTGGCAAGTCAAGTTTGACTGTCACTTTCTGTAACGGTACATCGTAAAAAGGATCTTCACGACGTCCTAAAAAGTCTTTTCCTTGTTGCGGGAACATCGCATATAATAGGACATCCTCTTCAGATTTTGCGTATTGTTGGATTTCCTTTTCTAAACTATGCAACTCTGGTTTCAATAAATCCGCTGGTCGACAAGTGATTACCTCTTCATCCCCAATGATTTTTTGCTTAATCTCTTCTGCGATAGGTGCTGGTGATTTGCCGTATTCTCCGCGCACATAATCTTTGATTTCATTCGGTATTAAGGAATATCTTTCCCCAGAAATCACATTCATTAAGGCTTGTGTTCCAACCATTTGTGAAAGCGGCGTAACTAGTGGTGGATACCCTAAATCTGCTCTTACTTTAGGTACTTCAGCTAAAACTTCTTCATATTTGTCTTGTAAGCCTTGCTCCGTTAATTGACTTAATAAGTTTGATAACATACCACCAGGCACTTGATAAATCAAGGTTTTCGGTTCCGTATCTTTAACTTTAGGGTTTAAAATGCCTTCACTTCTAAAGCGATCACGAATCGGATTGAAATAGTCAGCAATCTCTGTTACTTTTTCCATATTTAAACCTGTTTCAAAGCCTAAATCTTCTAACGCAATGGCTACAGATTCTGTGGCTGGTTGACTCGTACCGCCAGCGAAAGAAGAGATAGCTGTATCGATGATATCCGCACCTGCTTCAGCAACTTTTAAATAGGTCATCTCAGAAATACCACTAGTCGCATGCGTATGCACCTCTAAAGGTAAATCAATGGCATCTTTCATTTTGCTCACTAATTCAAAACCCGTTTGTGGCGTCAAAACGCCTGCCATGTCCTTAATACAAATGGAATCCGCTCCTGTTTGACTTAATTCTTTGGCTAATTTTACAAAGTAATCGATGGTA from Enterococcus faecalis includes the following:
- a CDS encoding oxaloacetate decarboxylase subunit alpha, encoding MSKKIRFTETVLRDGQQSLIATRMPTSDMLPIIKTMDEAGFHALEMWGGATFDSCVRYLNEDPWERLRQIRKEVKNTKLQMLLRGQNLLGYRHYADDVVRAFVEKSVENGIDIIRIFDALNDVRNLQTAIQTTKEAGGHCQAAISYTTSEIHTIDYFVKLAKELSQTGADSICIKDMAGVLTPQTGFELVSKMKDAIDLPLEVHTHATSGISEMTYLKVAEAGADIIDTAISSFAGGTSQPATESVAIALEDLGFETGLNMEKVTEIADYFNPIRDRFRSEGILNPKVKDTEPKTLIYQVPGGMLSNLLSQLTEQGLQDKYEEVLAEVPKVRADLGYPPLVTPLSQMVGTQALMNVISGERYSLIPNEIKDYVRGEYGKSPAPIAEEIKQKIIGDEEVITCRPADLLKPELHSLEKEIQQYAKSEEDVLLYAMFPQQGKDFLGRREDPFYDVPLQKVTVKLDLPE